The following coding sequences lie in one Miscanthus floridulus cultivar M001 chromosome 9, ASM1932011v1, whole genome shotgun sequence genomic window:
- the LOC136482347 gene encoding chromophore lyase CRL, chloroplastic-like isoform X1 encodes MGSGEEDTGGGGGAVRGAVLKALVVVGGVLLLRRLRRSTTRWDHARAVADALSGEKFSREQARKDPDNFFNLRMLTCPATEMVDGSRVLYFEQAFWRSPEKPFRQRFYRVKPCLKEMKCDVENTIESAKTSRTPFTDWISRTSWLSSYAIRDAEEYKNFCDRQKDQRPQPEEVIADIAEHLTTIYLSRCGRGKRCLYEGSTPPEGFPNNWSGASYCTSDLSIHKNGEVHIWDKGFDDEGNQVWGTKVGPYEFKPAPKSKYDDMFSPLNFSAPWSLEKKLDKAYVIDDQ; translated from the exons atgggctccggcgaagaggacaCAGGAGGCGGAGGAGGGGCGGTGCGGGGCGCGGTGCTGAAGGCGCTCGTGGTCGTCGGCGGCGTCCTGCTGCTCCGCCGCCTTCGCCGCTCCACCACCCGCTGGGACCATGCGCGAGCCGTCGCCGACGCGCTCTCCGGTGAGAAG TTCTCGAGGGAGCAGGCGAGGAAGGATCCTGACAACTTCTTCAATTTGAG AATGCTCACATGTCCTGCAACCGAGATGGTGGATGGCTCAAGGGTGCTTTACTTTGAGCAG GCATTTTGGAGATCTCCAGAAAAGCCTTTTAGACAA AGATTCTACAGGGTAAAGCCCTGTCTGAAGGAGATGAAATGCGATGTTGAG aacactattgaatcagccaaaaccagccgAACACCCTTCACAGACTGGATCAGCCGAACGAGCTGG TTGAGTTCATATGCAATTAGGGATGCTGAAGAGTACAAGAATTTCTGTGACCGTCAAAAGGATCAGAGGCCACAGCCAGAAGAAGTAATTGCG GATATCGCAGAGCATCTGACCACCATATACTTGTCACGATGTGGTCGTGGAAAACGTTGCTTATATGAAGGATCTACTCCACCTGAAGGTTTTCCCAACAACTGG AGTGGTGCATCATATTGTACATCGGATTTGTCCATCCACAAAAATGGTGAAGTACATATCTGGGACAAAGGTTTTGACGACGAAGGAAACCAG GTTTGGGGAACCAAGGTTGGCCCTTACGAGTTCAAGCCTGCCCCCAAATCCAAATATGACGACATGTTCTCGCCATTAAATTTCTCCGCCCCTTGGTCACTAGAGAAGAAGCTGGATAAAGCATATGTAATCGATGACCAGTAG
- the LOC136482347 gene encoding chromophore lyase CRL, chloroplastic-like isoform X2, with amino-acid sequence MGSGEEDTGGGGGAVRGAVLKALVVVGGVLLLRRLRRSTTRWDHARAVADALSGEKFSREQARKDPDNFFNLRMLTCPATEMVDGSRVLYFEQAFWRSPEKPFRQRFYRVKPCLKEMKCDVELSSYAIRDAEEYKNFCDRQKDQRPQPEEVIADIAEHLTTIYLSRCGRGKRCLYEGSTPPEGFPNNWSGASYCTSDLSIHKNGEVHIWDKGFDDEGNQVWGTKVGPYEFKPAPKSKYDDMFSPLNFSAPWSLEKKLDKAYVIDDQ; translated from the exons atgggctccggcgaagaggacaCAGGAGGCGGAGGAGGGGCGGTGCGGGGCGCGGTGCTGAAGGCGCTCGTGGTCGTCGGCGGCGTCCTGCTGCTCCGCCGCCTTCGCCGCTCCACCACCCGCTGGGACCATGCGCGAGCCGTCGCCGACGCGCTCTCCGGTGAGAAG TTCTCGAGGGAGCAGGCGAGGAAGGATCCTGACAACTTCTTCAATTTGAG AATGCTCACATGTCCTGCAACCGAGATGGTGGATGGCTCAAGGGTGCTTTACTTTGAGCAG GCATTTTGGAGATCTCCAGAAAAGCCTTTTAGACAA AGATTCTACAGGGTAAAGCCCTGTCTGAAGGAGATGAAATGCGATGTTGAG TTGAGTTCATATGCAATTAGGGATGCTGAAGAGTACAAGAATTTCTGTGACCGTCAAAAGGATCAGAGGCCACAGCCAGAAGAAGTAATTGCG GATATCGCAGAGCATCTGACCACCATATACTTGTCACGATGTGGTCGTGGAAAACGTTGCTTATATGAAGGATCTACTCCACCTGAAGGTTTTCCCAACAACTGG AGTGGTGCATCATATTGTACATCGGATTTGTCCATCCACAAAAATGGTGAAGTACATATCTGGGACAAAGGTTTTGACGACGAAGGAAACCAG GTTTGGGGAACCAAGGTTGGCCCTTACGAGTTCAAGCCTGCCCCCAAATCCAAATATGACGACATGTTCTCGCCATTAAATTTCTCCGCCCCTTGGTCACTAGAGAAGAAGCTGGATAAAGCATATGTAATCGATGACCAGTAG